The window GATGAAAAAGGGGAGAGTGGTAGAGAATGGAACTCATGATGAGCTTTATAACAAAGAAGGAACCTACCGTGAGATTTTTGATGCTTCAGCACGAAGTTTAAATCTTGACAAACTGATGAATACTCTTAAAGAAAATTAATAATTTTGTTGACTTACTTCTTCGGCCAACAATTGTCAAAATGAACGATCATTATCTAAAAAAACTCGACCGCGTAACAGCCATTCTTACCCAGCTGCAGTCTAAACCTGTAGTAAGGGCTCAGGATCTTGCTGAAAAATTTGATGTCAGTGTAAGGACTATTTACCGGGATGTAAAAACCCTTGAGAATGCAGGAATTCCAATTGTGGGAGAAGCAGGAAACGGATATTCACTGATGGAAGGTTATAAACTTCCGCCAATCATGTTTACCAAAGAAGAAGTTTTGAGTTTTATCACTGCTGAAAAGCTGATGCAGAAGTTTTCTCATCAGAGTTTGGGAAATCATTATCAGACCGCGATGGAAAAAGTGCGTTCAGTATTGAGGTATTCGGATAAAAACTTGATACAGAATATTGAAAAACAAATTGATGTTTTTAATGTTCATACCCAGCAGAAGGAAGAAGACTCTCTGAAGAATGTCATTCCTATTATTCTGGAAAGTATTGCAGAGAAGACACAGCTGAATATTGAATATCAGACGGTAGATTCAAGAGTGACCAATAGAACGATTGAAGCAGTTGGAATTTTCTTTGAATTTAATTTTTGGTATATCATGGCCTATTGTACACTCAGGAAAGACTTCAGACAGTTTAGAGTAGATAGAATTCTAAAAATTTCTAAAACACAGATTCCTTTTTTACAGGAATACGGTCAGATCAACGATTACAGAAAGTCACACGGCAATAAAGTTCAGGCAAGACTTTTGGTAGACAAAAAGATAATGGCTCACCTTGTTAATTCTAAGAAATATTATGGTCTGATTGAAGAAGTAGAAACTGATCAGGGAATGGAGCTTACTTTTGAAACAGAATGGATTAATGATGGATTTCCCCGCTGGGTTATCACTTTTGCAGACTATGCCACAGTTCTGGAACCAGAGAGTCTTAGGACAAGAATGAATGAACTTCTTGTCAAAATGATAGAAAAACATCAGTAAAAAACCTCAGCAAAAACTGCTGAGGTAGATTGACTTTTATTGGTAATAGATGAAATGGTTTATAAACTGTTGTATTAAAATCTTTCCCAGAAGAAAGGCGGCTCAATACCTAAAGCTCTCAGATAGACATATCCCTGCGCTCGGTGGTGAATTTCATTATCAATAAAATAAAGAATATTTTCGTAGACCGGGAACTCATACTGTCCGAATAAATTAAAAGTCTCCTGGAAACGCTCTTCAGTAATTTGTCTGAAATAATGGTTGATCACCTCAGTTTCTTCATCCCATTTTTTTAGGATGTCTTCTTTGGTTTTTGGATTAAAAGCTTCTTCACTATAAGCTTCCACATTGTTCTCAATAATTCCTTTCAAAGCTGTACCTCCGATAGAAATGAGTTCTACTGCCATTTTAGCGAATGGCCTCATTCCACCAATTGAAAATTCAAATAATTCTTTTTCAGGAAAAGCCTCAATCACTCTTCTTGTAAGGTTTCTGTGACCTTGCCAGTCTTTTAATAATTGCTCAGTAGTCATGAATTGCTGGGTTGCTGTTGCTGTAGTTGTCATAATGTATTGTTTTTGTTTGTTATTGTTGATACAAAGGTAAGACCGGGTGATGACAACAGTTTGTCAGTAGGATTTTTGATGATGAAAAAATATTTTATTTCTTTGCTAAAATATTGAAGGCTACTTTTCCGTTTAAGAGAAGTATATTAATAAAAGAAAATGATTATTTAGAAGTATGAAGAAGTATGTTTTGCCTGTAATGGCCACTTTTTTATTAGTATCATGTAATAAAATTGAAGAAAAAATAGATCAGACGGTTCAGGAAACCACAGAAAAAGTACAGCAGAAAGCTCAGCAGGCAGTAGAAGAGACTGTTAAAAAAACAGTCAATGAATCTATTAATTCATTGACTAATTCTGAGGATGTTAAATTTAATACTGTTTTCCCTAATGCCGGAACTGAGATGATTTCAGAAGAAAAAGGGAAAAAAATAAAACTTCCTACAGGAACTGAAGGCTATATTTTTAAATATAAAGCAGACATTGCCATATTGCTTCCCTTTTTAGAAAAGCAGCCCACTTCTAATGAAGAAAAATCAGATAAAACAGCAAGAAAAATTGATGGACAAAGCATCATTAATAAAATAAGCCTTCTTTCAAAATTTCTTCCTGATAATACTTTTGATACAAGCTTTTTAGAAGATATTAAAACCGATAAAAGCATTCAGTATTATAAGCTGAAAAGATTTCCCAACAGTAGTACTATTATCTACAACCCAAAAAATCAGACCATCATACAATATGTAGAGGTAAATAAATAATTTGGATATGGCCGGTTTCTCCCGGCCATTTTTTGTACCCAGTGATTACGAGATACACTATTTCTCTGAAAGAATAAAATTATGATATTTTGTAATATTAACTAATTATTTTTCATGTAAAATACAGAATGATTGTTATATTTCTTTTTTAGACGATTAATAAGTTACTTTATATTTTGTAAACTAAGTTTTCGTTTTTACATATTAATAATATTTTACTATGTTTTGAATGGTATTTTTATTTTATGTTTGATTTTTGTACTAAGTATTTAATAATTTTATAAAACTATTTAATTATTAACACTTGATATGAGAAAGAAAATCTTTAGTAAAAAAATCTATGTATTAGTATTAAGCGGAGCTGGTACTATGGCATATGCTCAGGAAACTGTAAAAGAAAATAATATTGATGAAGTAGTGGTTACTACGGGGAGAACTAAACCCAGAACCATCATTACTTCGGCAATTCCAATTGATAATATTTCGGCTGTACAGCTAAAATCCACAGGACAGGTTACCTTTGATAAAGCTTTGACCTATTCTGTGCCCTCTTTTAATTCATCACAGCAAACTGTTTCTGATGCTACAGCTCATTTTGATCCGGCAGACTTAAGAGGATTGGGGCCTTCCAGAACATTAGTTTTGGTTAATGGTAAAAGAAAAAATCAAAGTGCTTTAATTTATGTAAATGATACCCCAGGAAAAGGTGAGGTAGGTACGGATCTGAAAAGTATTCCATCTGCTGCCTTACAGAATGTAGAGGTATTGAGAGACGGAGCCTCTGCGCAATATGGTTCTGATGCTATTGCAGGAGTGATCAATATAATTCTTAAGAACAGCGTTGGAAAAAGTACAGTCAATCTTTTTTCAGGTATTACCTCAGAAGGAGATGGCTTTAATATCGGAGCAGATTTTAATACAGGAATAAGAGTGGCAAAAAATGGAAGCTTGAATCTTACAGTAGGATATTCTTCCCAAAATAAAACTAACCGTGCAGGTTCTATTACAAAAGATGAACTTTTTGGTGTGGATAATGCCTGGACGCAATCTCACCCTGGTCTAGGAATGATTATAGGACAGCCGGAGACAAAAGTTGCCAATATGTTTGTCAATTTTGAATTGCCAACAGGTGAAACAGGCAAGTTTTATGCTTTTGGGGGTACAACTTATAGGAATGGAACCAGTTATGGTTTGTATAGAACACCTTATTGGGTAACTTCAGATTTTGGCTTATTAACTCCAAAAGGACAGCCTTACAATGGATTTCAACCAGAATTTAAAACAGATGTTTATGATTATAATTTAACGTCCGGGTGGAAAGGTATGTTTGGAAAATGGAGCTTTGATGGGAGTGCGACCTTTGGCTCTAATGCAGTAGATTATGTTGTAGGAAATACCATTAATACATCTTTGGGTGCAAATTCACCAACCCGTTTTAAAGCAGGTGGTCATCAGTTTAATAATATTATAGGAAACATAGATATCAACCGAAATTTTGGTACGTTTGTTTTAGGAGCCGGTGTTGAAGTACGCAATGAGAATTATCAGGCAACGGCAGGAGAGCAAGCGTCCTATATAGGAACTGGTGCAGAGTCATTTCCGGGATTGCAGCCTCAAAATGAAGTCAATAAAAATCGCCAGAATATTGGAGCTTATATGAATGCTGAATGGGATGTTACGAAAAATTTGCTGGTTGGAGGAACGGTGAGATATGAAAATTTTAGTGATTTTGGAAACAATGTTTCCTGGAAAGGAAATGCAAGGTATAAATTGCTGGATGATAAATTAGTTTTCCGAGGATCTGTTTCTACAGGGTTTCGAGCACCTTCATTACACCAAATTTATTATTCCAATGTTCAAACCAAGATTACAGGAAATACCGTAGCTAATCAGGGGACCTTCAATAACGATTCTCAAATTGTAAGATCTGATCTTGGTGTCCCCAAATTAAATGCTGAAAAAGCCTTTAACATTACTGGAGGATTTGCCGTAAAACCTTTTAAAAATCTTACTATTACAGCAGATTATTATAGAATAAAAATTAAAGATCGGGTCCTTTTCTCAGGAGATATTGGTTATAAGACCGGGTCTCCAGGTAGTCCGGATACAACAAACCCTGTAGAAGTAATATTAGATAATAATAAAATAACCTCTTTGAAATTTTTCACCAATGCGGTAAATACCGTTACTGAAGGGGTAGATTTCGTAGCTAATTATAATTCTGCTATAGGTAAAGGAAGACTGGGGATTATTGCTGCTTTCAATTATAACGAAACTAAAATAGTAGATAATATTGCCGTTCCGCCTATTTTGGCTGAAAACGGTTACTCAGAAAACTTTTTTGATAGAAAAGAACAATCCAGAATTATCTCTGCAAGACCAAAAACAAAAGCTATTCTTAGTCTTTCTTATGATATTTCAAAGTTTAATTTTAACTTAAATAATACTTACTTTGGTTCTGTTACATGGCAGCACGCAACCGATCCTGCCAAAGATCAGACATTTTCTGGTAAAGTAATTACAGACATCGTTTTAACATATAGAATCACGAAAGATCTTAAAGTTTCAGGAGTTGTAAATAATTTATTTAATATTTATCCGGATGTTATAGATAGTAAAGGAGATATCGTAACAGATCTTGGAGGAAGGTTCAAATATCCTTGGGAAGTGAATCAGTTTGGATTTAACGGAACCATTTTTCAGCTAAATGTTAATTATACGTTTTAAGCTGTATTTAAAAGATATAAAACCCACATATGTAAATATTAACTGACATTAACTCCTGATGTCAGTTAATTATTTTTCAGATAGAATAGGATGTTATTGCTATATTTTACTTTTTACATTGTACAAAAAAAAGTATTTTAGTAGTATGAAAATTTATACAAAAACAGGAGATAAAGGCCAGACAGCACTTTATGGTGGAACAAGAGTTTCCAAAGCCAGTGCGAGAGTAGACAG of the Chryseobacterium capnotolerans genome contains:
- a CDS encoding helix-turn-helix transcriptional regulator, with protein sequence MNDHYLKKLDRVTAILTQLQSKPVVRAQDLAEKFDVSVRTIYRDVKTLENAGIPIVGEAGNGYSLMEGYKLPPIMFTKEEVLSFITAEKLMQKFSHQSLGNHYQTAMEKVRSVLRYSDKNLIQNIEKQIDVFNVHTQQKEEDSLKNVIPIILESIAEKTQLNIEYQTVDSRVTNRTIEAVGIFFEFNFWYIMAYCTLRKDFRQFRVDRILKISKTQIPFLQEYGQINDYRKSHGNKVQARLLVDKKIMAHLVNSKKYYGLIEEVETDQGMELTFETEWINDGFPRWVITFADYATVLEPESLRTRMNELLVKMIEKHQ
- a CDS encoding TonB-dependent receptor plug domain-containing protein; amino-acid sequence: MRKKIFSKKIYVLVLSGAGTMAYAQETVKENNIDEVVVTTGRTKPRTIITSAIPIDNISAVQLKSTGQVTFDKALTYSVPSFNSSQQTVSDATAHFDPADLRGLGPSRTLVLVNGKRKNQSALIYVNDTPGKGEVGTDLKSIPSAALQNVEVLRDGASAQYGSDAIAGVINIILKNSVGKSTVNLFSGITSEGDGFNIGADFNTGIRVAKNGSLNLTVGYSSQNKTNRAGSITKDELFGVDNAWTQSHPGLGMIIGQPETKVANMFVNFELPTGETGKFYAFGGTTYRNGTSYGLYRTPYWVTSDFGLLTPKGQPYNGFQPEFKTDVYDYNLTSGWKGMFGKWSFDGSATFGSNAVDYVVGNTINTSLGANSPTRFKAGGHQFNNIIGNIDINRNFGTFVLGAGVEVRNENYQATAGEQASYIGTGAESFPGLQPQNEVNKNRQNIGAYMNAEWDVTKNLLVGGTVRYENFSDFGNNVSWKGNARYKLLDDKLVFRGSVSTGFRAPSLHQIYYSNVQTKITGNTVANQGTFNNDSQIVRSDLGVPKLNAEKAFNITGGFAVKPFKNLTITADYYRIKIKDRVLFSGDIGYKTGSPGSPDTTNPVEVILDNNKITSLKFFTNAVNTVTEGVDFVANYNSAIGKGRLGIIAAFNYNETKIVDNIAVPPILAENGYSENFFDRKEQSRIISARPKTKAILSLSYDISKFNFNLNNTYFGSVTWQHATDPAKDQTFSGKVITDIVLTYRITKDLKVSGVVNNLFNIYPDVIDSKGDIVTDLGGRFKYPWEVNQFGFNGTIFQLNVNYTF
- a CDS encoding DinB family protein, with protein sequence MTTTATATQQFMTTEQLLKDWQGHRNLTRRVIEAFPEKELFEFSIGGMRPFAKMAVELISIGGTALKGIIENNVEAYSEEAFNPKTKEDILKKWDEETEVINHYFRQITEERFQETFNLFGQYEFPVYENILYFIDNEIHHRAQGYVYLRALGIEPPFFWERF